Proteins encoded in a region of the Apilactobacillus apisilvae genome:
- a CDS encoding acylphosphatase produces MKKTIKLIVTGTVQGVGFRWSVKEIADKLNVQGYVQNLSDGSVKIIASIKNDDISKFLKQIKNSSSSIINVVKIKKEILNYKDYQNFSIKI; encoded by the coding sequence ATGAAAAAAACTATTAAATTAATTGTAACTGGAACAGTTCAAGGTGTTGGTTTTAGATGGTCGGTAAAAGAAATTGCAGATAAACTAAATGTGCAAGGTTACGTGCAAAATTTATCAGATGGTTCTGTTAAAATAATTGCTAGTATAAAAAATGATGATATTTCAAAATTTCTTAAACAAATAAAGAATTCAAGCAGTTCAATAATAAATGTTGTGAAAATAAAAAAAGAAATATTAAATTATAAAGACTATCAAAATTTTTCAATTAAAATTTAA
- a CDS encoding TrmH family RNA methyltransferase: protein MEKITSVKNSRIKEWKKLKSKKGREKHSLYILESWHLVSEALDSNQDVQVILTTPKQFELHNEELINYSKEIIEINDEIANDLGSTITPQGIFAIVGLPSSNIIENENIDGSWLLLDNIQDPGNIGTMVRTADAAGMNGVIFGEGTSNQFNPKVLRAMQGSQFHLKIIEGDLNHWIDKLKENKLPIYGSELNDEASIYSDIKPSRQFALIMGNEGNGMQKKLLDITTKNLYIPIKGNAESLNVAIAAGVLMFHLQK from the coding sequence ATGGAAAAAATAACTTCTGTTAAAAATAGCAGAATAAAAGAATGGAAAAAATTAAAAAGTAAAAAAGGTAGAGAAAAACACTCTCTTTATATATTAGAAAGTTGGCATTTAGTTAGTGAAGCATTAGATTCAAATCAAGATGTTCAAGTTATTTTAACGACACCAAAGCAATTTGAATTGCATAATGAAGAACTAATCAATTACTCTAAAGAAATAATTGAAATTAATGATGAAATAGCTAACGATTTAGGCTCTACAATTACACCACAAGGTATTTTTGCAATTGTAGGATTACCTTCTTCAAATATTATTGAAAATGAAAATATTGATGGTTCATGGTTATTGTTAGACAATATTCAGGATCCTGGTAATATTGGAACAATGGTTAGAACTGCCGATGCAGCTGGAATGAATGGCGTTATTTTTGGTGAAGGCACTTCTAATCAATTTAACCCCAAGGTTCTTAGAGCAATGCAGGGAAGTCAATTTCATTTAAAAATAATTGAAGGTGATTTAAATCATTGGATAGATAAATTAAAAGAAAATAAACTACCTATATACGGTAGTGAGCTTAATGATGAAGCGTCAATTTATAGTGACATTAAGCCTTCCAGACAGTTTGCTTTAATTATGGGAAATGAAGGTAATGGGATGCAGAAAAAATTACTTGATATTACCACTAAGAATCTATATATTCCCATTAAAGGAAATGCAGAATCTTTAAATGTTGCAATTGCTGCAGGTGTTCTAATGTTTCATCTACAAAAATAA
- the yidC gene encoding membrane protein insertase YidC gives MKNLKKYSVLSLVGLSALALSGCVRQDSSGKPYGLTYEYLALPAQHILDFMSKFVGGYGWAIILLTVIVRMVLLPAMISQMKKSTMMQEKMSLVRPQMKNIQERQRNASSKEEQMQIQQEMMKLYRDNNISMTGGIGCLPLLIQMPVYIALYNGIRYSPEVSHTMFLGIKLGDKSLILVALSFVAYIIQGYLMTLGLPEDQKKQMKMMSYITPVMIVLVTFSAPAGLGFYFFVSGIFACIQTVIMNLYRPKIKKEVAAQAKEQAKQAEQKIHDITKEETTSVKEEPKKIDNDLRKRNSGKQNKE, from the coding sequence ATGAAGAATTTAAAGAAGTATAGTGTTCTTTCATTGGTTGGATTGTCTGCATTGGCCTTATCTGGATGTGTAAGACAAGATTCATCTGGCAAACCATATGGATTAACATATGAATATTTAGCATTACCCGCACAGCATATTTTAGACTTTATGTCTAAATTTGTTGGTGGTTACGGTTGGGCAATCATTTTATTAACTGTCATAGTCAGAATGGTTCTATTACCAGCTATGATCAGTCAAATGAAAAAATCCACAATGATGCAAGAAAAAATGAGCCTTGTTAGACCTCAGATGAAAAACATTCAAGAACGTCAAAGAAATGCAAGTTCTAAAGAAGAACAAATGCAGATTCAACAAGAAATGATGAAACTATATCGTGACAATAATATAAGTATGACTGGTGGAATTGGTTGTTTACCTTTACTAATTCAAATGCCAGTATATATTGCACTATATAACGGTATTAGATATTCTCCAGAAGTTTCACATACAATGTTTTTAGGGATTAAACTTGGTGATAAAAGTTTAATTTTAGTTGCTCTATCATTTGTAGCGTATATTATTCAAGGATATTTAATGACCTTAGGATTACCTGAAGATCAAAAGAAACAAATGAAAATGATGTCATACATCACTCCTGTCATGATTGTTTTAGTAACATTTAGTGCTCCTGCAGGATTAGGATTTTATTTCTTTGTAAGTGGTATTTTTGCATGTATTCAAACAGTTATAATGAATTTATATCGACCAAAGATTAAAAAAGAAGTTGCTGCACAAGCAAAAGAACAAGCTAAACAAGCAGAACAAAAAATACATGATATTACTAAAGAAGAAACAACTTCAGTAAAAGAAGAGCCAAAAAAGATTGATAATGATTTAAGAAAAAGAAATTCTGGAAAACAAAATAAAGAATAA